A genomic region of Candidatus Eremiobacterota bacterium contains the following coding sequences:
- a CDS encoding class I SAM-dependent RNA methyltransferase, which yields MTLIATATFGVEKVVKNELKALGYDDLKGAEGRVEFQAPFDDIPKLNLWLRSSDRLLLKMGEFKALTFEELFEETRALPWEQYITERAKFTVKGKAVKSTLGSIRACQAIVKKAVVEKLKSKYHVEWFEETGAEYTIQVAMHSDIALLTIDTSGTGLHKRGYRKKWGEAPLKETLAAALVQLSYYDRERLLVDPLCGSGTILTEAALIARNIAPGLTREFASEEWPQFSVNAWSDARRSAREAIITGGELRIFGYDIDEKCIEACRINARNAGVEKDITFERKDIKDLWIDKHYGIMISNPPYGMRMADFKEINEIYITIHKMFKKKNGWSVYILTADELFPNYFKRARPDRVRKLFNGKIKVNYYQYYGERPDGETRG from the coding sequence GTGACCCTGATCGCCACGGCCACCTTCGGCGTGGAGAAAGTGGTGAAGAACGAGCTCAAGGCCCTTGGCTATGACGATCTCAAAGGGGCTGAGGGGAGAGTTGAATTTCAGGCACCCTTTGATGACATACCGAAGCTGAACCTCTGGCTCAGGAGCAGCGACAGGCTCCTGCTGAAGATGGGGGAGTTCAAGGCCCTCACCTTTGAAGAGCTTTTCGAAGAGACCCGGGCCCTCCCCTGGGAACAGTACATCACGGAAAGAGCGAAATTCACCGTGAAGGGGAAGGCCGTAAAGTCAACGCTGGGAAGCATAAGGGCCTGCCAGGCAATCGTCAAAAAGGCCGTCGTCGAGAAGCTGAAAAGCAAATACCATGTAGAATGGTTCGAGGAGACAGGCGCCGAGTACACCATACAGGTGGCTATGCACAGCGATATAGCCCTTCTCACGATTGACACATCTGGGACGGGCCTTCACAAGAGAGGATACCGTAAGAAATGGGGAGAGGCGCCGCTCAAGGAGACCCTGGCAGCGGCCCTGGTGCAGCTGAGCTACTATGACAGGGAGAGGCTCCTTGTGGATCCGCTCTGCGGCTCAGGGACAATCCTGACGGAGGCGGCTCTGATAGCCAGAAATATCGCGCCGGGACTTACAAGGGAGTTCGCCTCGGAAGAGTGGCCCCAGTTCAGCGTGAATGCCTGGAGCGACGCGAGGCGCTCGGCACGCGAAGCCATAATCACCGGAGGGGAGCTCAGGATATTCGGGTACGATATCGATGAAAAGTGCATAGAGGCATGCAGAATCAATGCCAGGAACGCCGGCGTCGAGAAAGACATCACCTTTGAGAGAAAGGATATCAAGGACCTCTGGATTGACAAGCATTACGGCATCATGATATCGAATCCCCCTTACGGGATGAGAATGGCCGACTTCAAGGAGATTAACGAGATTTATATCACCATTCACAAGATGTTCAAGAAGAAGAACGGCTGGTCCGTCTACATCCTGACCGCGGACGAGCTTTTTCCCAACTACTTCAAGCGGGCCCGGCCCGACAGGGTGAGAAAGCTTTTTAACGGCAAAATTAAAGTGAACTACTACCAGTATTACGGCGAGAGGCCCGACGGGGAGACCCGGGGATAA
- the hrpB gene encoding ATP-dependent helicase HrpB has protein sequence MLPLPIDSFLGQILDSVRENSIVIVEAAAGSGKTTRIPPALIEALPGKILILEPRRIAARYAARRVACELGEDPGATAGYQVRFEGAHGGATRLLYLTEGLLLRQLQGNPTLQGVSCVILDEFHERHLHTDMAFMALRILQGRLRPDLKLVLMSATIDRAALSANLPQAPVISCPVKPFPLSVEHLQHADDSPLHHQVRHAVKELFPKASPPGNILVFLPGAAEIRASMEALSDYAAAQGALLLELRSEIPLAGQEKVFTPQGKRKIILSTNVAETGVTVEGVTAVVDSGLARIAGFAHWSGLPTLTVRPVSQASALQRAGRAARTAPGTVKRLFTLHDFTRRPPFEKPEIERCDLSQGLLDLASFAEKLGLREPLHGKLPWLQAPPGDLMDAALKLLSMLGALDGRGSITETGRLMAELPLHPRLARAVVEGRKLGAAPQVLAAAALISEGMLLLRDEDPGVIAAGDVSFQRDALAAFEERKLPPSIARLVDNRRATRIRLSLRELCRLEGCSYREALAPLSDEKLAEALMAGFPDRVAQARRTGKRGAGRRELNFCQGGGGILSGESVVKQSQWLLAIEADEKSRNAASALRIRTAQEVPPELLVLSGPPFLSEKEHCLWDDGNERVRCSRILSYGELVLEERAPVPPEGPASEVLLKELRRGWPRPFDSESALASYDARRDLAQAWGISLDFPDLKGALFEELLRSLARGKKGFAEIRSRPLEDYIDEFLSPEMKKALSSHAPLHISIGTRKSVRISYEKGKAPSVAAPLQDFFGMKATPLIGCGATPLVVHLRAPNGRDVQVTSDLAGFWEKTYPSVRRELSRRYPRHYWPENPLEAAPRRPAKRR, from the coding sequence ATGCTCCCTCTCCCGATTGACAGCTTCCTTGGGCAGATCCTTGATTCAGTCAGAGAGAACAGTATCGTGATCGTGGAGGCGGCAGCGGGAAGCGGCAAAACCACAAGGATCCCCCCGGCGCTCATTGAAGCACTTCCCGGTAAGATCCTTATCCTGGAGCCAAGGCGCATAGCGGCCCGCTATGCTGCCAGGCGTGTTGCCTGTGAGCTGGGCGAGGACCCGGGCGCCACGGCAGGATACCAGGTGCGTTTTGAGGGTGCCCATGGCGGGGCCACCAGGCTCCTCTATCTCACTGAGGGCCTCCTTCTCAGGCAGCTTCAGGGAAATCCCACCCTTCAGGGCGTAAGCTGCGTGATCCTGGACGAGTTCCATGAGCGCCATCTCCATACCGATATGGCATTCATGGCGCTCAGGATCCTCCAGGGAAGGCTCAGGCCCGACCTGAAGCTTGTCCTCATGTCAGCCACCATCGACCGTGCAGCCCTCTCCGCGAACCTGCCCCAGGCTCCTGTCATCTCCTGCCCCGTAAAGCCTTTTCCCCTCTCCGTGGAGCACCTTCAGCACGCCGACGATTCCCCCCTTCATCACCAGGTGAGGCATGCCGTCAAAGAGCTTTTCCCGAAAGCCAGCCCGCCGGGAAATATCCTCGTGTTTCTTCCCGGCGCGGCCGAGATAAGGGCTTCAATGGAGGCTCTGAGTGATTATGCAGCGGCCCAGGGGGCCCTTCTCCTTGAGCTGCGCTCGGAGATTCCCCTTGCCGGGCAGGAGAAGGTCTTCACCCCCCAGGGGAAGCGGAAGATCATCCTCTCGACAAATGTGGCCGAGACAGGCGTCACTGTCGAGGGCGTCACGGCCGTCGTTGACTCAGGCCTTGCCCGCATTGCCGGCTTTGCGCACTGGAGCGGTCTTCCCACCCTCACGGTGAGGCCTGTGAGCCAGGCCTCGGCGCTCCAGAGGGCCGGCCGTGCCGCCAGAACGGCGCCGGGAACAGTGAAAAGGCTTTTTACGCTCCATGACTTCACCAGGAGGCCACCTTTTGAGAAGCCCGAGATAGAGCGATGCGACCTCTCGCAGGGATTGCTTGACCTTGCCTCATTCGCTGAAAAGCTCGGCCTCCGGGAGCCCCTGCATGGAAAGCTTCCATGGCTTCAGGCACCTCCCGGTGATCTCATGGACGCGGCACTGAAGCTGCTCTCCATGCTGGGCGCTCTTGACGGCAGGGGAAGCATTACCGAAACAGGACGCCTCATGGCAGAGCTCCCGCTCCATCCAAGGCTCGCACGGGCCGTCGTCGAAGGCCGTAAACTGGGCGCAGCGCCCCAGGTGCTCGCTGCCGCCGCCCTCATTTCCGAGGGGATGCTTCTGCTGAGGGATGAGGATCCGGGCGTCATAGCCGCAGGAGACGTGAGCTTCCAGCGTGATGCCCTGGCGGCATTTGAAGAGAGAAAGCTTCCTCCCTCTATTGCGCGGCTCGTTGACAACCGCAGGGCGACGAGGATAAGGCTCTCTCTCAGGGAGCTCTGCCGCCTTGAGGGATGCTCTTACAGAGAAGCCCTGGCGCCCCTTTCCGATGAGAAGCTTGCCGAGGCTCTCATGGCGGGCTTCCCCGACAGGGTGGCCCAGGCAAGGCGCACGGGGAAAAGGGGTGCTGGGCGCAGGGAGCTCAATTTCTGCCAGGGAGGAGGCGGCATCCTCTCAGGCGAGAGCGTGGTGAAACAGTCCCAGTGGCTTCTGGCCATAGAGGCAGACGAGAAGAGCCGCAATGCCGCTTCGGCCCTCAGGATCAGGACAGCCCAGGAGGTGCCGCCGGAGCTCCTTGTGCTCTCGGGCCCGCCCTTCCTGAGCGAGAAAGAGCATTGCCTCTGGGATGACGGAAACGAGCGGGTCCGCTGCAGCAGGATCCTTTCTTATGGGGAGCTGGTGCTTGAGGAACGGGCGCCTGTGCCGCCGGAAGGCCCTGCCTCCGAAGTGCTCCTGAAGGAGCTCAGGCGGGGCTGGCCCCGCCCCTTTGATAGCGAAAGCGCCCTTGCCTCCTATGACGCGCGAAGGGACCTGGCACAGGCATGGGGAATTTCTCTTGACTTTCCTGACCTCAAGGGAGCCCTTTTTGAGGAGCTGCTGCGCTCCCTGGCCAGGGGGAAAAAGGGCTTTGCCGAGATAAGGTCCAGGCCGCTTGAGGACTATATCGACGAGTTTCTCTCGCCTGAGATGAAAAAGGCCCTCTCATCCCATGCTCCCCTTCATATCTCAATAGGGACAAGAAAGAGCGTCAGGATCTCCTACGAGAAGGGGAAGGCTCCCTCGGTGGCGGCACCCCTCCAGGATTTCTTCGGTATGAAGGCCACGCCTCTCATCGGCTGCGGCGCCACACCCCTCGTGGTGCACCTGCGTGCCCCCAACGGCCGTGACGTGCAGGTCACCTCCGACCTTGCCGGGTTCTGGGAGAAGACCTACCCTTCCGTCAGGAGAGAGCTTTCACGGCGCTATCCCCGCCACTACTGGCCGGAGAATCCCCTTGAAGCAGCGCCGCGGCGGCCTGCTAAGAGGCGCTGA
- a CDS encoding tetratricopeptide repeat protein encodes MAIICKGCGTVNGDGEAKCHSCGAALSSPQGTNELLLQSQTLLDQGQTDDALAVLDQVLQTDPRSQDAWLLKASVLQGSDRWEESLGFIDRALEHHGESAELWFLKGNALDALNATPPSSRGSKSWNQIEEAIRCFRRCLDLNAGFAVAWFSTGQSEEKLGRTHDAMESYEKFLSLNPGEELEPQKEHARERLSTRKKEAAPPAPESKPAPESKPASESKPAPESKPAPERKPAPEHKEEKPQTWLDRLAHAGPEDFLAFFDMTLQRNPEDPRAWVSKGYGLEGVGRDDEALTHYEKAIELDPGSSDTWTRKGTLLAKMTKFSDALKAFDKAIELDPGAELAFYRKGVLQQRIDRFQDALQTLRQFIQLKPPDSECHELADAKKRVEALEKKTAR; translated from the coding sequence ATGGCCATAATCTGCAAAGGCTGCGGGACCGTGAATGGAGACGGAGAGGCGAAATGCCACTCCTGCGGAGCGGCGCTGTCCTCACCTCAGGGAACCAATGAGCTGCTCCTTCAGAGCCAGACACTGCTGGACCAGGGCCAGACCGACGATGCTCTTGCCGTGCTTGACCAGGTGCTGCAGACAGATCCCCGCTCCCAGGATGCATGGCTTCTGAAGGCCTCGGTCCTCCAGGGCAGCGACCGGTGGGAGGAAAGTCTCGGCTTCATTGACCGGGCGCTGGAGCACCATGGAGAGAGCGCCGAGCTGTGGTTCCTGAAAGGGAACGCCCTCGACGCTCTCAACGCGACGCCGCCCTCCAGCAGGGGATCGAAGTCCTGGAACCAGATTGAAGAGGCGATCCGCTGCTTCAGGAGATGCCTGGACCTCAATGCCGGCTTTGCCGTCGCCTGGTTCTCGACGGGGCAGTCCGAGGAGAAACTGGGACGCACTCATGACGCCATGGAATCCTATGAGAAGTTCCTCTCCCTGAATCCTGGCGAAGAGCTGGAGCCCCAGAAGGAGCACGCCCGCGAGCGCCTCTCCACGAGAAAAAAAGAGGCCGCACCACCGGCCCCGGAAAGTAAACCAGCACCGGAGAGCAAGCCGGCCTCGGAGAGCAAGCCGGCACCGGAGAGCAAGCCTGCACCGGAGAGGAAACCTGCCCCGGAGCACAAGGAGGAAAAGCCCCAGACATGGCTTGATCGCCTTGCTCACGCCGGACCTGAGGACTTCCTCGCCTTTTTCGATATGACCCTGCAGCGCAATCCTGAAGATCCCCGGGCCTGGGTGTCGAAAGGGTACGGCCTCGAAGGCGTGGGGCGTGATGATGAAGCCCTTACCCACTATGAAAAAGCCATAGAGCTTGATCCCGGGAGCTCCGATACCTGGACCCGCAAAGGGACGCTCCTCGCCAAGATGACAAAATTCAGTGATGCCTTGAAAGCCTTCGATAAGGCTATCGAGCTCGATCCAGGGGCAGAGCTTGCCTTTTACCGCAAGGGCGTCCTGCAGCAGAGGATCGACAGATTCCAGGATGCGCTTCAGACCCTCAGGCAGTTTATTCAGCTCAAGCCGCCTGATTCCGAGTGCCACGAGCTGGCGGATGCGAAAAAGCGTGTAGAGGCACTGGAAAAAAAGACCGCCAGGTAA
- a CDS encoding ECF transporter S component, which translates to MGSAGSNVKSRITFIAYSAVWIACGVLLPLLFHCFGLGKAFLPMHLPVIAGGMLMGWQYGLVIGMLTPLISSFLTGMPPLAPPVAPAMMVELSLAGALAGACYRPLGNHVYAALIITLISARLIWGLMGYFMLPLLGLKGIGILYPLTAGLLSSLPGIALQIILIPPLVYGLERTGVNKFSQNSA; encoded by the coding sequence ATGGGAAGCGCGGGAAGCAATGTGAAGAGCCGGATCACTTTCATTGCCTATTCCGCGGTATGGATTGCCTGCGGCGTTCTCCTTCCCCTTCTTTTCCACTGTTTCGGGCTTGGCAAAGCCTTTCTCCCCATGCATCTTCCCGTGATAGCGGGGGGGATGCTCATGGGGTGGCAGTACGGCCTCGTCATAGGAATGCTGACTCCCCTCATCTCCTCCTTTCTTACCGGTATGCCTCCCCTTGCCCCTCCCGTCGCTCCCGCAATGATGGTGGAGCTCTCGCTTGCAGGCGCTCTTGCCGGGGCCTGCTACCGCCCCCTGGGGAACCATGTCTATGCCGCACTGATTATCACCCTCATTTCCGCCAGGCTCATCTGGGGCCTCATGGGGTACTTCATGCTGCCCCTGCTGGGATTGAAAGGCATCGGTATCCTCTATCCCCTCACGGCCGGCCTGCTCTCGTCCCTTCCGGGCATAGCCCTGCAGATTATCCTGATACCTCCTCTCGTGTACGGGCTGGAGAGAACAGGTGTTAACAAATTCTCACAAAATTCTGCTTGA